Proteins found in one Micromonospora sp. WMMD1082 genomic segment:
- a CDS encoding AAA family ATPase — MSDLTGRGVRVLVIATENHHGPGLPAVPAVGRTSAALVDRLTGRCGVARSQLTVLHDAPDAFTIARAISEATQQAETVLLIWYVGHGLRGRDGELYLAAAGTDRLTPGLAAHQAYRVSDLRQALSVCRASSIVVVLDCCFSARAQLDAPVPATVAEPPPVHGVYLLSSAEQLALADPDAAYTAFTGEFLTFLDRGDPDAGRALTLDDAYHHLFTALRVAGAPLPRRQEAGHAGRLVLAANPAWQPPGRSGGAPVAQSTGPSPYRGLEPFEERHADVFFGREAVCATLHAQAAQRLADPVPLLVIGPSGVGKTSLVHAGLLPAARRDGWGDDASARVWPVPLRPFTPGPDPLSSLARVLGDDRPDAGSRLAERPAAAVELLDRGTGGGPERPALLVVDQFEELFTLGSTDDTRRGFMACLSALAAPRPGGGPWAVVVVVLRADFYGAASAEPALAGLVAGPRVVVGPMTGAELRSAVREPAARAGLDLDEGLAELILHELGADGPRGPEPGALPLLSHVLWETWRRRRGSRLDLAAYRESGGLDGAIAKTAEETYAGFTPAQQEIVRRLLLRLTRVGADGVDTARPVARADLLDGLDGDAVVVVERLAARRLLGIEADGDVRISHEILLRAWPRLRSWLNDDRGRLVAGEQLTDAAALWRSGGRRRGDLLAGSRLMVVRKTLAATGVSELGPVERDFLDRSLRRRRTGRLAAALLAVLVLVLGTGGVVAVQQRARAERLDAELGSRLIAAQANAMRATQPEQALALATTAWRTSPTEQARQALYAAAAAPLPVALTGHDGHVYNLAYFADGKVLASSSTDRTVRLWHVGDHRHPLPGAVISLPNVTPIATSAQGRYLFGWSAGQLLVWHVLDPARPFQVAAVPTGPESLRTIGVSPDGSVLATGDVAGVVQLWDIAQPWRPRPLAELKVDPTDVWAVAFDRRGGVLVTSSRKPPQETEDTIRLWDVADPRQPTKLSELRTPTALAVALGATFTESLLVAGGGLGTLNGWDITDPARPREIGGTIDGPADADGIVWSLAFQPGEQTSALFVSGHATGGIDVIEVDPRAGPTWRTRLGGAEPSSAVAFRPDGIGLAQGTEAGGIRLWARPLSLLPYGLSNQGVNDVDSVFDAFDGTGRIMAADLTELTDLLPKHGSVFWELGGPAPRMRATLPRGWSGAAFLPGGRIAIARNAEVLQLWEVPEGRSPIAGDALPVPPGRETIVVPGPDGRQLVAGSSRDRELRVLAVRDQGRIDELARVMLPEPARKVRYLGPDLLAAWGARDIHLWDLRDGAAPRAAGVLGGSANALSAPSTVTYLPERRVALVVASVDQEPQVQLWDLADPHEPRRAGLLEADSHLAEVVVLGVDRVAVGTSRGLVAWDLTDVDDPAPAPALSGEDRLRADGGGYLLSPDGQLMVVAGYGESEGPTATVWRRAAPGQGLYAHPVTLYGTSPRFSPDGRYLVLEVRASSPWKPFLSNDGVLVVDLDPESLHQRYCAGSPEAFDRGEWQRYLPTVPYRTACG, encoded by the coding sequence ATGAGCGACCTCACCGGACGCGGTGTCCGGGTCCTGGTCATCGCCACGGAGAACCATCACGGTCCGGGCCTGCCGGCGGTGCCGGCCGTCGGGCGTACGTCGGCGGCGCTGGTGGACCGGCTGACCGGCCGGTGTGGCGTCGCACGGTCGCAGCTCACCGTCCTGCACGACGCCCCGGACGCGTTCACCATCGCCAGAGCCATCAGCGAGGCCACCCAGCAGGCGGAGACCGTCCTGCTGATCTGGTACGTCGGTCACGGGCTGCGCGGCCGGGACGGGGAGCTGTACCTGGCCGCCGCCGGCACCGACCGGCTGACCCCGGGACTGGCCGCCCACCAGGCGTACCGGGTCTCGGATCTGCGTCAGGCGCTCTCCGTCTGCCGCGCGTCGTCGATCGTGGTGGTCCTCGACTGCTGCTTCTCGGCGCGGGCGCAGCTGGACGCCCCGGTACCGGCGACGGTGGCCGAGCCGCCCCCGGTGCACGGCGTCTATCTGCTCAGCTCCGCGGAACAACTGGCCCTCGCCGACCCCGACGCGGCGTACACCGCCTTCACCGGCGAGTTCCTCACCTTCCTCGACCGGGGCGACCCGGACGCGGGGCGGGCGCTGACCCTGGACGACGCGTACCACCACCTGTTCACGGCGTTGCGCGTCGCCGGCGCGCCGCTGCCCCGGCGGCAGGAGGCGGGTCACGCCGGCCGCCTCGTCCTCGCCGCGAACCCAGCCTGGCAGCCACCCGGCCGCTCGGGCGGCGCGCCGGTCGCGCAGTCGACCGGCCCGAGCCCCTACCGTGGCCTCGAACCCTTCGAGGAGCGGCATGCCGACGTCTTCTTCGGCCGGGAGGCGGTCTGCGCCACGCTCCACGCGCAGGCCGCCCAGCGGCTGGCCGATCCGGTACCGCTGCTGGTGATCGGTCCCTCCGGCGTCGGCAAGACCTCCCTCGTCCACGCCGGCCTGTTGCCGGCGGCGCGGCGCGACGGCTGGGGCGACGACGCCTCCGCGCGGGTGTGGCCGGTGCCGCTGCGGCCCTTCACCCCGGGCCCGGACCCGCTGTCGTCGCTGGCCCGGGTGCTCGGTGACGACCGCCCCGACGCCGGGAGCCGGCTGGCCGAGCGGCCGGCCGCGGCCGTCGAGCTGCTCGACCGGGGCACCGGTGGCGGTCCGGAGCGGCCGGCGTTGCTGGTGGTCGACCAGTTCGAGGAACTCTTCACGCTGGGCAGCACCGACGACACGCGGCGCGGCTTCATGGCGTGCCTGTCGGCGTTGGCCGCGCCCCGGCCGGGCGGCGGGCCCTGGGCGGTGGTGGTCGTCGTGCTCCGGGCCGACTTCTACGGTGCGGCGAGTGCCGAGCCCGCGCTCGCCGGGCTGGTCGCCGGGCCCCGGGTCGTGGTGGGCCCGATGACCGGCGCGGAGCTGCGGAGCGCGGTGCGGGAGCCGGCGGCCCGGGCCGGTCTCGACCTCGACGAGGGGCTCGCCGAGCTGATCCTGCACGAGCTGGGCGCGGACGGACCCCGAGGGCCGGAGCCGGGCGCGCTGCCGTTGCTGTCCCACGTGCTCTGGGAGACCTGGCGGCGGCGTCGGGGCAGCCGGCTGGACCTGGCGGCGTACCGGGAGAGCGGTGGGCTCGACGGGGCGATCGCCAAGACCGCGGAGGAGACGTACGCCGGGTTCACGCCGGCCCAGCAGGAGATCGTCCGGCGCCTGCTGCTGCGGTTGACCCGGGTCGGTGCGGACGGTGTCGACACCGCCCGCCCGGTAGCGCGTGCCGATCTGCTCGACGGGCTGGACGGCGACGCGGTCGTCGTGGTGGAACGGCTGGCCGCCCGCCGGCTGCTCGGGATCGAGGCCGACGGCGACGTCCGGATCAGCCACGAGATCCTGCTGCGCGCCTGGCCGCGCCTGCGGAGCTGGCTCAACGACGACCGGGGGCGCCTGGTCGCCGGAGAGCAGCTCACCGACGCGGCGGCGTTGTGGCGCTCCGGCGGGCGGCGCCGTGGCGACCTGCTCGCCGGCAGCCGGCTCATGGTCGTCCGGAAGACGCTGGCGGCGACCGGGGTGAGCGAGCTGGGCCCGGTCGAGCGGGACTTCCTGGACCGCAGCCTGCGGCGGCGCCGGACCGGCCGGCTCGCGGCGGCGCTTCTCGCCGTCCTGGTGCTGGTGCTCGGCACCGGCGGTGTCGTCGCGGTGCAGCAACGGGCGCGGGCGGAACGCCTGGACGCCGAACTCGGCTCCCGACTGATCGCCGCCCAGGCCAACGCCATGCGGGCGACCCAGCCGGAGCAGGCGCTGGCGCTCGCGACGACGGCATGGCGGACGTCACCGACCGAGCAGGCCCGCCAGGCGCTCTACGCCGCGGCGGCGGCGCCGCTGCCCGTCGCGCTGACCGGGCACGACGGTCACGTCTACAACCTGGCCTACTTCGCCGACGGGAAGGTGCTCGCCAGCTCCTCGACCGACCGGACGGTCCGGCTGTGGCACGTCGGTGATCACCGCCACCCGCTGCCCGGCGCGGTCATCTCCCTGCCGAACGTGACTCCCATCGCCACCAGTGCGCAGGGCCGATACCTCTTCGGGTGGTCGGCGGGGCAGCTGCTCGTCTGGCATGTGCTCGATCCCGCGCGACCGTTCCAGGTCGCTGCGGTGCCGACCGGTCCGGAGTCGCTGCGGACCATCGGCGTCTCGCCGGACGGGTCGGTCCTCGCCACGGGCGACGTCGCCGGGGTGGTCCAGCTCTGGGACATCGCCCAGCCGTGGCGTCCTCGGCCGCTGGCCGAGCTGAAGGTCGACCCCACCGACGTATGGGCGGTGGCCTTCGACCGGCGCGGCGGCGTCCTGGTGACCAGCAGCCGGAAGCCGCCGCAGGAGACGGAGGACACGATCCGGCTGTGGGACGTGGCGGATCCGCGCCAACCCACGAAGCTCAGCGAACTGCGGACCCCGACCGCCCTGGCGGTCGCGCTCGGGGCCACCTTCACCGAATCGTTGCTCGTCGCCGGCGGAGGGCTCGGCACGCTCAACGGATGGGACATCACCGACCCGGCCCGTCCGCGCGAGATCGGCGGCACGATCGATGGTCCAGCGGACGCCGACGGCATAGTCTGGTCGCTGGCGTTCCAACCCGGAGAGCAGACGTCGGCGCTGTTCGTCTCCGGCCACGCCACCGGCGGGATCGACGTGATCGAGGTCGACCCGCGCGCCGGCCCCACCTGGCGGACCCGGCTGGGCGGGGCGGAGCCCAGCTCGGCGGTCGCCTTCCGGCCGGACGGGATCGGGCTGGCCCAGGGAACGGAGGCGGGCGGGATCCGACTCTGGGCGCGTCCGTTGTCCCTGCTGCCGTACGGACTGTCCAACCAGGGTGTGAACGACGTCGACAGTGTCTTCGACGCGTTCGACGGGACCGGCCGGATCATGGCGGCCGACCTGACCGAACTGACCGATCTGCTGCCCAAGCATGGCAGCGTGTTCTGGGAGCTGGGCGGGCCTGCCCCGAGAATGCGTGCGACGCTTCCCCGGGGCTGGTCCGGTGCGGCGTTCCTACCCGGCGGACGTATCGCCATCGCCCGCAACGCCGAGGTGCTCCAGTTGTGGGAGGTGCCCGAGGGGCGGAGCCCGATCGCGGGGGACGCGCTGCCGGTGCCGCCCGGCCGGGAGACGATCGTGGTGCCGGGGCCGGACGGGCGTCAGCTCGTCGCGGGCAGCTCCCGGGACCGGGAACTGCGGGTGCTGGCGGTGCGGGATCAGGGCCGCATCGACGAGCTGGCCCGGGTGATGCTGCCCGAGCCGGCCCGCAAGGTGCGCTACCTCGGGCCGGATCTGCTGGCGGCCTGGGGCGCCCGGGACATCCACCTGTGGGATCTTCGGGACGGCGCCGCACCGAGGGCCGCCGGGGTGTTGGGCGGCTCCGCGAACGCCCTCAGCGCCCCGAGCACCGTGACGTACCTGCCCGAGCGGCGGGTGGCGCTCGTGGTCGCGTCCGTCGACCAGGAGCCGCAGGTCCAGCTCTGGGATCTCGCGGACCCGCACGAGCCCCGCCGGGCCGGGCTTCTCGAGGCGGATTCCCACCTGGCCGAGGTGGTGGTGTTGGGCGTCGACCGGGTCGCCGTCGGTACCAGTCGGGGGCTCGTGGCCTGGGATCTCACCGACGTCGACGACCCGGCGCCCGCGCCCGCGCTGTCCGGCGAGGACCGGCTGCGCGCCGACGGCGGAGGGTACCTGCTCAGCCCCGACGGGCAGTTGATGGTGGTGGCCGGATACGGCGAGAGCGAAGGCCCGACGGCGACGGTGTGGCGGCGGGCGGCGCCGGGCCAGGGCCTCTACGCGCACCCCGTCACCCTCTACGGGACCTCGCCGAGATTCAGCCCGGACGGCCGTTACCTGGTGCTGGAGGTCCGGGCCAGTTCCCCGTGGAAGCCGTTCCTGTCGAACGACGGCGTGCTCGTCGTGGACCTCGACCCGGAGAGCCTGCACCAGCGGTACTGCGCGGGCTCACCCGAGGCGTTCGACCGGGGCGAGTGGCAGCGGTACCTCCCGACCGTGCCCTACCGGACCGCGTGCGGCTGA
- a CDS encoding pitrilysin family protein produces the protein MTPPGDARHAVGTARPTGGSARAVTRTLSDDPLGGTARRTVLPSGLRVLTEAIPAMRSVSFGIWVAVGSRDETGPQAGAAHFLEHLLFKGTHKRGALEISSAIEAVGGETNAFTTKEYTCYYARVLDEDLPLAIDVMCDLVADSVLEPADVETERGVILEEIAMHDDEPGDEVHDLFARAVYGDHPLGRLISGTVETVTPMTRRQIQGFYQRRYVAPQIVIAAAGNLDHTAVVRLVRQALRGTPLDTDAAAPAPHRPATPVVRTRAATTVVEKKETEQAHVVLGCPGIDRLDERRFALGVLNNVLGGGMSSRLFQEIRERRGLAYSVYSYASQYADSGLFGVYAGCAPSRVQEVLELTRAELARTAADGITEAELARGKGMSKGAFVLGLEDTGSRMSRLAKGELLYGDLMPVDELLDRVDAVTLDDVNSLAAELLGRPMSLAVVGPFGEFDFTG, from the coding sequence GTGACGCCGCCCGGTGACGCCCGGCACGCCGTCGGGACCGCCCGCCCCACGGGCGGGTCGGCCCGGGCGGTGACCCGGACCCTGAGCGACGATCCGCTCGGCGGTACGGCACGCCGCACGGTGCTGCCCAGCGGGTTGCGCGTGCTGACCGAGGCGATCCCGGCGATGCGCAGCGTGTCGTTCGGCATCTGGGTGGCGGTCGGCTCGCGGGACGAGACCGGGCCCCAGGCCGGCGCCGCCCACTTCCTGGAGCATCTGCTGTTCAAGGGCACCCACAAGCGGGGTGCGTTGGAGATCTCCTCCGCGATCGAGGCGGTCGGCGGGGAGACCAACGCCTTCACCACGAAGGAATACACCTGCTACTACGCCCGGGTGCTGGACGAGGATCTCCCCCTGGCCATCGACGTGATGTGCGACCTGGTCGCCGACTCGGTGCTGGAGCCGGCCGACGTGGAGACCGAGCGCGGCGTGATCCTGGAGGAGATCGCCATGCACGACGACGAGCCCGGCGACGAGGTGCACGACCTGTTCGCCCGGGCCGTCTACGGTGACCATCCGCTGGGCCGGCTGATCTCCGGCACGGTGGAGACGGTCACCCCGATGACCCGCCGGCAGATCCAGGGCTTCTACCAGCGCCGCTACGTCGCGCCGCAGATCGTCATCGCCGCCGCCGGCAACCTCGACCACACGGCCGTGGTGCGGCTGGTCCGCCAGGCGCTGCGGGGCACCCCGCTGGACACCGACGCGGCGGCGCCCGCGCCGCACCGGCCGGCCACCCCGGTCGTACGCACCAGGGCCGCCACCACGGTGGTGGAGAAGAAGGAGACCGAGCAGGCGCACGTCGTCCTCGGCTGCCCCGGCATCGACCGGCTCGACGAGCGCCGCTTCGCCCTCGGCGTGCTGAACAACGTGCTCGGCGGGGGAATGTCCAGCCGGCTGTTCCAGGAGATCCGTGAGCGTCGCGGCCTGGCGTACTCCGTCTACTCCTACGCCAGCCAGTACGCCGACAGCGGCCTGTTCGGCGTCTACGCCGGCTGTGCCCCGAGCCGGGTCCAGGAGGTGCTAGAGCTGACCCGCGCCGAGTTGGCGCGTACCGCCGCGGACGGCATCACCGAGGCGGAACTGGCCCGGGGCAAGGGAATGAGCAAGGGCGCGTTCGTGCTCGGCCTGGAGGACACCGGTTCGCGGATGAGCCGGCTGGCCAAGGGCGAGCTGCTCTACGGCGACCTGATGCCGGTCGACGAGTTGCTCGACCGGGTCGACGCGGTCACCCTCGACGACGTCAACTCCCTCGCCGCCGAGCTGCTGGGTCGACCGATGTCCCTGGCCGTGGTAGGTCCGTTCGGCGAGTTCGACTTCACCGGCTGA
- a CDS encoding polyribonucleotide nucleotidyltransferase: MTETRLGTESRTAVIDNGSFGTREITFSTGRLARQAAGSVTAQLGETVVLSATTAGKQPKEQFDFFPLTVDVEERMYAAGRIPGSFFRREGRPSEDAILTCRLIDRPLRPSFVKGLRNEVQVVETILALDPQHPYDVVAINAASMSTKLSGLPFSGPIGATRMAHVDGQWVAFPTHEELSRATFDMVVAGRALPDGDVAIMMVEAEATEHTVSLVAGGATAPTEEVVASGLEAAKPAIRELCRAQSELAEVAAKPVADFPVFLDYQDDIYDAVVELARADVAEALQIAGKAVREEALDAVKARVLEDLGPRFEGREKELSAAFRSLTKSEVRSRVLREQVRIDGRGPRDIRPLTAEVGVLPRVHGSALFERGETQILGVTTLNMLRMEQALDTLSPEKSKRYMHNYNFPPYSTGETGRVGSPKRREIGHGALAERALIPVLPSREEFPYAIRQVSEALGSNGSTSMGSVCASTLGLLSAGVPLKAPVAGIAMGLISDEVDGKTQYVTLTDILGAEDAFGDMDFKVAGTRDFVTALQLDTKLDGIPSDVLAAALQQAHEARQTILDVMQRAIEAPAEMSDYAPRVTTVKIPVDKIGMVIGPKGQTINAIQDETGAEISIEDDGTIYVGATNGPSAQAAVERINAIANPTLPKVGDRFLGTVVKTAPFGAFVSLLPGRDGLLHISKVGDGKRVEKVEDFLNVGDRVEVEIADIDQRGKIYLDKVRPEGAEAPAAGEASGERPAGRDRGDRGPRDRGDRDRGGDRGGRGPDRGEGGEGDGDSRPRRRTRHS, from the coding sequence ATGACCGAGACCAGACTCGGCACCGAATCCCGCACCGCCGTGATCGACAACGGGTCGTTCGGCACCCGTGAGATCACCTTCTCCACCGGCCGGCTGGCCCGGCAGGCCGCCGGCTCCGTGACGGCCCAGCTCGGCGAGACGGTCGTCCTCTCCGCCACCACCGCCGGCAAGCAGCCGAAGGAGCAGTTCGACTTCTTCCCGCTGACCGTCGACGTGGAGGAGCGGATGTACGCCGCGGGCCGGATCCCCGGCTCGTTCTTCCGCCGCGAGGGGCGGCCCAGCGAGGACGCCATCCTCACCTGCCGGCTGATCGACCGGCCGCTGCGCCCGTCGTTCGTCAAGGGCCTGCGCAACGAGGTCCAGGTCGTCGAGACCATCCTCGCGCTCGACCCGCAGCACCCGTACGACGTGGTGGCCATCAACGCCGCGTCGATGTCGACGAAGCTCTCCGGCCTGCCGTTCTCCGGCCCGATCGGGGCGACCCGGATGGCGCACGTGGACGGCCAGTGGGTCGCCTTCCCGACCCACGAGGAGCTGAGCCGCGCCACCTTCGACATGGTGGTGGCCGGTCGGGCCCTGCCCGACGGCGACGTCGCGATCATGATGGTCGAGGCGGAGGCCACCGAGCACACCGTGAGCCTGGTCGCCGGCGGGGCCACCGCACCGACCGAGGAGGTCGTGGCCAGCGGCCTGGAGGCCGCCAAGCCGGCCATCCGCGAGCTGTGCCGGGCGCAGAGCGAGCTGGCCGAGGTCGCCGCCAAGCCGGTCGCCGACTTCCCGGTCTTCCTCGACTACCAGGACGACATCTACGACGCGGTCGTCGAGCTGGCCCGCGCCGATGTCGCCGAGGCCCTGCAGATCGCCGGCAAGGCGGTCCGCGAGGAGGCCCTGGACGCGGTGAAGGCGCGCGTGCTGGAGGATCTCGGCCCGCGCTTCGAGGGCCGGGAGAAGGAACTCTCCGCCGCCTTCCGCTCGCTGACCAAGTCCGAGGTGCGCAGCCGGGTGCTGCGCGAGCAGGTCCGCATCGACGGCCGTGGCCCGCGCGACATCCGCCCGCTGACCGCCGAGGTCGGCGTGCTGCCCCGGGTGCACGGCTCGGCGCTGTTCGAGCGCGGCGAGACCCAGATCCTCGGTGTCACCACGCTCAACATGCTGCGCATGGAGCAGGCGCTGGACACCCTCTCCCCGGAGAAGTCCAAGCGCTACATGCACAACTACAACTTCCCGCCGTACTCCACCGGTGAGACCGGTCGGGTCGGCTCGCCGAAGCGCCGCGAGATCGGCCACGGTGCCCTCGCGGAGCGGGCGCTGATCCCGGTGCTGCCGTCGCGGGAGGAGTTCCCGTACGCCATCCGGCAGGTCTCCGAGGCGCTCGGTTCCAACGGCTCCACCTCGATGGGCTCGGTCTGCGCCTCGACGCTGGGCCTGCTCTCGGCCGGTGTGCCGCTGAAGGCGCCGGTGGCCGGCATCGCCATGGGCCTCATCTCCGACGAGGTCGATGGCAAGACCCAGTACGTGACGCTGACCGACATCCTCGGCGCCGAGGACGCGTTCGGCGACATGGACTTCAAGGTCGCCGGCACCCGGGACTTCGTCACCGCGTTGCAGCTCGACACCAAGCTCGACGGCATCCCGTCCGACGTGCTGGCGGCCGCGCTCCAGCAGGCCCACGAGGCCCGGCAGACCATCCTGGACGTGATGCAGCGGGCGATCGAGGCACCGGCCGAGATGTCCGACTACGCGCCGCGGGTCACCACCGTGAAGATCCCGGTCGACAAGATCGGCATGGTGATCGGCCCGAAGGGGCAGACCATCAACGCCATCCAGGACGAGACCGGCGCCGAGATCTCCATCGAGGACGACGGCACCATCTACGTCGGTGCGACCAACGGTCCGTCGGCGCAGGCGGCGGTCGAGCGGATCAACGCGATCGCCAACCCGACCCTGCCGAAGGTCGGCGACCGGTTCCTCGGCACGGTGGTCAAGACCGCGCCGTTCGGCGCGTTCGTCTCGCTGCTGCCGGGCCGCGACGGCCTGCTGCACATCTCGAAGGTGGGCGACGGCAAGCGGGTCGAGAAGGTCGAGGACTTCCTCAACGTCGGCGACCGGGTCGAGGTCGAGATCGCGGACATCGACCAGCGCGGCAAGATCTACCTGGACAAGGTCCGGCCGGAGGGCGCCGAGGCGCCGGCCGCCGGTGAGGCGTCCGGTGAGCGGCCCGCCGGCCGCGACCGCGGTGACCGTGGCCCGCGCGACCGGGGTGACCGCGACCGTGGCGGCGACCGGGGTGGCCGCGGTCCCGACCGTGGCGAGGGCGGCGAGGGCGACGGCGACTCGCGCCCGCGGCGCCGCACCCGGCACAGCTGA
- the rpsO gene encoding 30S ribosomal protein S15 translates to MALDQQSKAKIREEYATVEGDTGSPEVQVAVLTKRIADLTEHLKVHKHDHHSRRGLLLLVGRRRRLLNYVQKKDINRYRSLIERLGLRR, encoded by the coding sequence ATGGCGCTCGACCAGCAGTCCAAGGCCAAGATCCGCGAGGAGTACGCGACCGTCGAGGGCGACACCGGTTCGCCCGAGGTGCAGGTCGCGGTCCTCACCAAGCGGATCGCCGACCTCACCGAGCACCTGAAGGTGCACAAGCACGACCACCACAGCCGCCGTGGGCTGCTGCTGCTGGTCGGCCGTCGCCGTCGGTTGCTCAACTACGTCCAGAAGAAGGACATCAACCGCTACCGGTCGCTCATCGAGCGACTCGGCCTGCGCCGGTGA
- a CDS encoding bifunctional riboflavin kinase/FAD synthetase codes for MQRWRGYDAAPGGWGRSVVTIGVFDGVHKGHQATIGHAVARARELGVRSVVVTFDPHPAEVVRPGSHPAVLTEPARKAELIEALGVDVLCVVPFTPEFSRLPAEAFVHDVLVEHLHAALVVVGDNFRFGHRAAGDVALLERLGRTFGFSVEGAPLVAEAGTVFSSTYIRSCVDAGDVTAATAALGRPHRLEGVVVRGDQRGRELGFPTANLLCHRYAAVPADGVYAARMIRRGQRKPLAAAVSVGTNPTFSGRERRVEAYALDFDGDLYGERLALDFVAHLRGQVRFDSIEPLVAQIAQDVERTRRVLG; via the coding sequence ATGCAGCGGTGGCGGGGGTACGACGCGGCGCCGGGTGGCTGGGGGAGGTCCGTCGTCACCATCGGCGTCTTCGACGGGGTGCACAAGGGGCACCAGGCGACGATCGGGCACGCCGTGGCCCGCGCCCGCGAACTCGGCGTGCGGTCGGTGGTGGTGACCTTCGATCCCCATCCGGCCGAGGTGGTCCGGCCCGGCTCCCACCCGGCGGTGCTCACCGAGCCGGCCCGCAAGGCGGAGCTGATCGAGGCGCTCGGGGTGGACGTGCTCTGCGTGGTGCCGTTCACGCCCGAGTTCTCCCGGCTGCCGGCCGAGGCGTTCGTGCACGACGTGCTGGTCGAGCACCTGCACGCCGCGCTGGTGGTGGTGGGCGACAACTTCCGGTTCGGGCACCGGGCCGCCGGTGACGTGGCGCTGCTGGAACGGCTCGGCCGCACGTTCGGCTTCTCCGTCGAGGGCGCACCGCTGGTGGCCGAGGCCGGCACGGTCTTCTCCTCGACGTACATCCGCTCCTGCGTCGACGCGGGTGACGTGACCGCGGCGACCGCCGCGCTGGGCCGCCCGCACCGGCTGGAGGGTGTGGTCGTCCGGGGCGACCAGCGCGGGCGTGAGCTGGGCTTCCCGACCGCGAACCTGCTCTGCCACCGGTACGCCGCGGTGCCCGCCGACGGCGTCTACGCCGCCCGGATGATCCGCCGGGGGCAGCGGAAGCCACTCGCCGCCGCCGTGTCGGTCGGCACCAACCCGACCTTCTCCGGCCGCGAGCGCCGGGTCGAGGCGTACGCCCTGGACTTCGACGGCGACCTGTACGGCGAGCGGCTCGCCCTGGACTTCGTGGCGCATCTGCGCGGGCAGGTCCGCTTCGACTCGATCGAGCCGCTGGTCGCCCAGATCGCCCAGGACGTCGAGCGGACCCGGCGGGTGCTGGGATGA
- the truB gene encoding tRNA pseudouridine(55) synthase TruB gives MSADGLIVVDKPGGMTSHDVVARIRRLARTRRVGHGGTLDPMATGVLVIGVGRATRLLTYVIGADKSYTATIRLGQSTVTDDAEGDVIATTPAGTLTDEAVRAALSALTGEIDQVPSAVSAIKINGERAYKRVRKGESVDLPARRVTISRLDVLAIRRDRPDVLDVDVDVACSTGTYVRAIARDAGLALAVGGHLTALRRTAVGGFTLAEAATLDELADRAPDVVGLPLAVAADRFFPRRDATAEEATTLSHGGPLDAVGLAGPYAVFDPAGRLIAIVSERAGRARAEIVLAPA, from the coding sequence GTGAGCGCAGACGGTCTGATCGTGGTGGACAAGCCGGGCGGCATGACGTCGCATGATGTCGTGGCGCGGATCCGCCGGCTGGCGCGGACCCGCCGGGTGGGGCACGGGGGCACGCTCGACCCGATGGCCACCGGGGTCCTGGTGATCGGCGTGGGCCGGGCCACCCGCCTGCTGACGTACGTGATCGGCGCGGACAAGAGCTACACCGCCACCATCCGGCTCGGCCAGTCCACCGTCACCGACGACGCGGAGGGTGATGTGATCGCCACCACCCCCGCCGGGACGCTCACCGACGAGGCGGTCCGGGCGGCGTTGAGCGCGCTGACCGGGGAGATCGACCAGGTGCCGAGTGCGGTGAGCGCCATCAAGATCAACGGAGAGCGGGCGTACAAGCGGGTCCGTAAGGGCGAGAGCGTCGACCTGCCGGCCCGGCGGGTCACCATCTCCCGGCTCGATGTGCTGGCGATCCGCCGTGACCGGCCCGACGTGCTCGACGTCGACGTCGACGTCGCGTGTTCGACCGGCACGTACGTCCGGGCGATCGCCCGCGACGCGGGCCTGGCGCTGGCGGTCGGTGGCCACCTGACCGCGCTGCGACGCACGGCCGTGGGCGGCTTCACCCTGGCGGAGGCCGCCACCCTCGACGAGTTGGCGGACCGCGCGCCCGACGTGGTGGGCCTGCCGCTCGCGGTCGCGGCCGACCGGTTCTTCCCGCGCCGGGACGCCACCGCCGAGGAGGCGACGACGCTCTCCCACGGCGGCCCGCTCGACGCCGTCGGCCTCGCCGGGCCGTACGCGGTCTTCGATCCGGCCGGTCGGTTGATCGCTATCGTCAGCGAGCGGGCCGGCCGGGCCCGCGCGGAGATCGTGCTCGCACCGGCCTGA